The genome window AAAGACTTAAATGGATTCAACATTACGAAAAACACCAAAATGCAAGACTAACCTGCAGATACTTCGGAATAAGTCCAACTACCTTCTACAAATGGAAAAATAGATACAAAAAGTACGGTTTAGAAGGCCTCAAAGACAGAAACAAAAGACCCCACAGAGTAAGACAACCTCAGAT of Balnearium lithotrophicum contains these proteins:
- a CDS encoding helix-turn-helix domain-containing protein, translated to MKQLKKFKGTSLHISNTPFKKTIKRGTKIKTKLDLTKDPNVRKRLKWIQHYEKHQNARLTCRYFGISPTTFYKWKNRYKKYGLEGLKDRNKRPHRVRQPQ